In Asanoa sp. WMMD1127, one genomic interval encodes:
- a CDS encoding SAM-dependent methyltransferase, with translation MWMRWSAAMSRALYGPHGFFVSGAGPAGHFRTSATASPVLARAVARLLARVDEALGRPDRLDLVDVGAGRGELITGVLAAAPPALRTRVRAVAVELAPRPAFLPSEIDWRHSPPHRITGLLIATEWLDNVPLDVVVGDRYVEVEPPTGEEHLGGPTEPADAAWLDRWWPPLLCSHGRITGSDPTGDAPMAAEQDGPVAAEARREVGRSRDEAWAGAVGAVERGLAVAVDYGHLRDDRPFDGTLTGYVQGRQVTPVPDGTRDVTAHVAMDSVAVAGSAVAGRPYQLMSQRQALRALGADGGRPPIRLASTDPAGYVRALAAASAAAELTARGGLGDHWWLVQPVGIDGWAWDDGGYVGSP, from the coding sequence CTGTGGATGCGCTGGTCTGCGGCGATGTCGCGGGCCCTCTACGGGCCGCACGGGTTCTTCGTCTCCGGCGCCGGCCCGGCCGGTCACTTCCGCACCAGCGCCACCGCCTCACCGGTGCTGGCCAGGGCCGTCGCCCGGCTGTTGGCCCGGGTCGACGAGGCTCTGGGGCGGCCGGATCGGCTGGACCTCGTCGATGTGGGCGCGGGTCGCGGTGAGCTCATCACCGGGGTGCTGGCCGCCGCACCTCCGGCCCTGCGCACCCGCGTGCGGGCAGTTGCCGTCGAGCTCGCGCCCCGGCCTGCGTTCCTGCCGAGCGAGATCGACTGGCGCCATTCGCCCCCGCATCGGATCACCGGGCTGTTGATCGCCACGGAGTGGCTCGACAACGTCCCGCTCGACGTGGTCGTCGGCGACCGTTATGTCGAGGTCGAGCCGCCCACCGGGGAGGAGCACCTCGGCGGGCCGACCGAACCGGCCGACGCCGCCTGGCTGGACCGTTGGTGGCCCCCTTTGCTCTGCAGCCACGGACGCATCACCGGTAGCGACCCGACAGGTGATGCGCCGATGGCAGCAGAGCAGGACGGGCCGGTTGCGGCGGAGGCGCGGCGGGAGGTCGGGCGGAGTCGGGACGAGGCGTGGGCCGGGGCCGTGGGAGCGGTCGAGCGTGGGCTGGCGGTGGCGGTCGACTACGGGCATCTGCGGGACGATCGGCCGTTCGACGGGACGTTGACCGGATATGTGCAGGGGCGGCAGGTGACACCGGTGCCGGACGGGACTCGGGACGTGACGGCGCACGTCGCCATGGACTCCGTCGCGGTGGCCGGGTCCGCGGTCGCCGGGCGGCCGTACCAGCTGATGTCCCAGCGGCAGGCCCTGCGCGCGCTGGGCGCCGACGGCGGGCGGCCACCGATCCGCCTGGCGTCCACCGACCCGGCCGGTTACGTGCGAGCGCTGGCGGCGGCGTCGGCCGCGGCCGAGCTCACCGCGCGGGGCGGCCTGGGTGATCACTGGTGGCTCGTCCAGCCGGTGGGTATCGACGGCTGGGCGTGGGACGATGGCGGCTATGTCGGATCTCCGTGA
- a CDS encoding DUF2520 domain-containing protein, whose protein sequence is MSALPRQTIGIIGTGRVGAVLGAALRAAGHDVVAASGGSAAAQGRIARLLPGTPVLPAEQVARAATDLLVLSVPDDALAGVVDEIAGVLRPGQVVLHTSGAHGLAVLGAAAIAGARPLALHPAMTFTGTAADLARLPGISYGITAPADLKAFAEDLVHDLGGTPEWVAEHDRALYHAALAHGANHLVTLVNEAMDRLRDAGVVYPEKVLAPLLHAALDNTLRMRDAALTGPVVRGDAGTVARHVETLTETAPDSVPAYVALARRTADRAIAAGRLRPHDAEALLDVLASDRPERVA, encoded by the coding sequence ATGAGCGCACTGCCGCGCCAGACCATCGGCATCATCGGCACGGGCCGCGTCGGGGCCGTGCTCGGGGCCGCTCTCCGGGCCGCCGGCCACGATGTCGTCGCCGCCTCCGGCGGCTCCGCCGCCGCACAGGGCCGCATCGCCCGCCTGCTCCCCGGCACCCCGGTGCTCCCCGCCGAGCAGGTCGCCCGGGCCGCCACCGACCTGCTGGTGCTCTCCGTGCCCGACGACGCCCTGGCCGGCGTGGTCGACGAGATCGCCGGCGTCCTGCGCCCCGGCCAGGTCGTGCTGCACACCTCCGGCGCGCACGGGCTCGCCGTCCTCGGCGCGGCCGCCATCGCCGGCGCCCGCCCGCTCGCCCTGCATCCGGCGATGACCTTCACCGGTACGGCCGCCGACCTCGCCCGCCTGCCCGGCATCTCCTACGGGATCACCGCGCCGGCCGACCTCAAGGCGTTCGCCGAGGACCTGGTGCACGACCTGGGTGGCACCCCGGAGTGGGTGGCCGAGCACGACCGGGCGCTCTACCACGCCGCCCTCGCGCACGGCGCCAACCACCTGGTCACCCTGGTCAACGAGGCGATGGACCGGCTGCGCGACGCCGGGGTCGTCTACCCGGAGAAGGTGCTCGCCCCGCTGCTGCACGCCGCGCTCGACAACACCCTGCGGATGCGCGACGCCGCCCTGACCGGGCCGGTGGTCCGCGGCGACGCCGGCACGGTGGCCCGGCACGTGGAGACGCTGACGGAGACCGCGCCGGACTCCGTACCCGCGTATGTGGCCCTGGCCCGGCGCACCGCGGACCGCGCCATCGCCGCCGGACGGCTGCGCCCCCACGACGCCGAGGCCCTGCTCGACGTGCTGGCCAGCGACCGCCCGGAGCGGGTCGCGTGA
- the panC gene encoding pantoate--beta-alanine ligase, giving the protein MNVVETRADLAAARKDLPGTVAVVMTMGALHSGHEALLKNARDHADSVIATIFVNPLQFGPNEDFDRYPRTMEADLEMCRRTGVDLVFAPSRDEVYPGGEPQVRVNPGPLGELLEGASRPGFFHGVLTVVLKLFNLVRPDLAFFGEKDYQQLTLIRRMVLDVNLPIEVRGVPTVREADGLALSSRNRYLTESERVAALRLSGALRAGAAAAQRGADADGVLAAAHQIFADGTTDVRLDYLVLLDPDLGPPPGHGPARMLVAAKVGGTRLIDNMPIDLG; this is encoded by the coding sequence GTGAACGTCGTCGAGACAAGGGCAGACCTCGCGGCCGCGCGGAAGGACCTGCCCGGCACCGTGGCGGTCGTGATGACCATGGGCGCCCTGCACTCCGGCCACGAGGCCCTCCTCAAGAACGCACGGGACCACGCCGACTCGGTGATCGCGACCATCTTCGTGAACCCGCTCCAGTTCGGACCTAACGAGGACTTCGACCGCTACCCGCGGACGATGGAGGCCGACCTCGAGATGTGCCGGCGCACCGGCGTCGACCTGGTCTTCGCGCCGAGCCGCGACGAGGTCTATCCCGGCGGCGAGCCGCAGGTGCGGGTCAACCCGGGCCCGCTGGGCGAGCTGCTCGAAGGGGCGAGCCGGCCCGGCTTCTTCCACGGCGTGCTCACCGTGGTGCTCAAGCTCTTCAACCTGGTCCGGCCCGACCTGGCATTCTTCGGCGAGAAGGACTACCAGCAGCTGACGCTGATCCGCCGCATGGTGCTCGACGTCAACCTGCCGATCGAGGTGCGTGGCGTGCCGACGGTGCGCGAGGCCGACGGGCTCGCGCTGTCCAGCCGCAACCGCTACCTGACCGAGTCGGAGCGGGTCGCCGCGCTGCGCCTCTCGGGGGCGCTGCGGGCCGGCGCGGCCGCCGCCCAGCGCGGCGCCGACGCCGACGGCGTGCTGGCCGCCGCCCATCAGATCTTCGCCGACGGTACGACCGACGTGCGGCTCGACTACCTCGTGCTGCTCGACCCGGACCTAGGCCCCCCGCCCGGCCACGGACCGGCCCGGATGCTGGTCGCGGCCAAGGTCGGCGGCACCCGCCTGATCGACAACATGCCGATCGACCTCGGTTGA
- a CDS encoding septum formation family protein has protein sequence MRRWTAAVVVLVLASAACGSNGSGGGGGGQAAAPGPSAQTSSPPPRCHAQVAEGTADARDGTVDCAAPHLAETVHIGEFTGAAATADSFPPPVSRAMAAVYDECDKRAATALGDDWRVGRLRLDVVLPSTTVWTAGERWFRCDLVELTGVGPDGKVAQRSGSLAGGLEAPDAPLRLRCVLVKLDRKANVATVADSPCDVKHEGEFVGVWTAPGKVAYPVKDRDYVPFYEGCLKTIAAYVKVPYAPGFAARTGYVPVLPSKNAWAMGDRDVRCFLWVRFRPLNTSQKGVGEKGFPANIGQSS, from the coding sequence ATGCGTCGATGGACGGCAGCGGTCGTGGTGCTGGTGCTCGCCAGCGCCGCTTGTGGCAGCAACGGCAGCGGTGGTGGCGGTGGCGGCCAGGCGGCCGCGCCCGGGCCGTCGGCCCAGACAAGCTCACCTCCGCCACGCTGCCACGCGCAGGTCGCGGAGGGCACCGCCGACGCGCGCGACGGCACCGTCGACTGCGCGGCGCCGCACCTGGCCGAGACGGTCCACATCGGTGAGTTCACGGGCGCCGCGGCCACCGCCGACTCGTTTCCGCCGCCCGTCAGCCGGGCGATGGCCGCGGTCTACGACGAGTGCGACAAGCGGGCGGCGACCGCGCTGGGCGACGACTGGCGCGTCGGGCGGCTCCGGCTCGACGTGGTGCTCCCGTCGACCACGGTCTGGACGGCCGGCGAGCGCTGGTTCCGCTGCGACCTCGTCGAGCTCACCGGCGTCGGCCCGGACGGGAAGGTCGCACAGCGCTCCGGCAGCCTCGCCGGCGGCCTGGAGGCGCCCGACGCGCCGCTGCGGCTGCGCTGCGTGCTGGTCAAGCTCGACCGCAAGGCCAACGTCGCGACGGTCGCCGACAGCCCCTGCGACGTCAAGCACGAGGGCGAGTTCGTCGGTGTCTGGACGGCGCCCGGCAAGGTCGCCTACCCGGTAAAGGACCGCGACTACGTGCCGTTCTACGAGGGCTGCCTCAAGACCATCGCGGCGTACGTGAAGGTGCCCTACGCGCCGGGCTTCGCGGCCCGGACCGGTTACGTGCCGGTGCTGCCCAGCAAGAACGCCTGGGCGATGGGAGACCGCGATGTGCGCTGTTTCCTCTGGGTCCGGTTCCGCCCGCTGAACACCTCGCAGAAGGGGGTGGGCGAGAAGGGTTTCCCGGCGAATATCGGGCAGTCGAGTTAG
- a CDS encoding L-aspartate oxidase, producing the protein MDPRVAELPELPRRLAGPAPGWAESTDVVVVGSGIAGLTAALHLRAAGRHVTVVTKENIDDGSTRWAQGGIAAVLDPFDSPEAHAADTEVAGVGLCDPAAVKVLVEEGPTRVRELMRLGAEFDRNADGSLMLTREGGHHANRIVHAGGDATGAEVQRALHAAVRRDPWIRVVDHALVLDLLTDATGRACGITLHVLGEGTEDGVGAILARAVVLATGGMGQVFASTTNPVVSTGDGVALAIRAGAAVTDIEFVQFHPTALYLGDAARGQQPLVSEALRGEGAHLVDGDGKRFMVGQHDLAELAPRDIVAKGIHRVLLAENTDHVFLDARHLGAEFLARRFPTIVASCLAAGVDPGTDPIPVAPAAHYASGGVRTDLHGRTSIPGLYACGEVACTGVHGANRLASNSLLEGLVFARRIADHIATELPEQAEPAPATADGWVLDPGVRSALQRAMTRGAGVLRSAGSLAATAGTLVGLGATRGRPATASWEATNLVTVATALVAAATAREETRGCHWREDHPTARPEWLGHLFPALDGTGTPTLAWEA; encoded by the coding sequence ATGGACCCCCGTGTCGCGGAGTTGCCGGAACTGCCCCGACGCCTCGCCGGCCCGGCACCGGGCTGGGCCGAGTCCACCGACGTGGTCGTGGTGGGCTCGGGCATCGCCGGCCTGACCGCCGCGCTGCACCTGCGCGCGGCCGGCCGGCACGTCACGGTGGTGACCAAGGAGAACATCGACGACGGTTCGACCCGGTGGGCCCAGGGCGGCATCGCCGCGGTGCTCGACCCGTTCGACAGCCCGGAGGCCCACGCCGCCGACACGGAGGTCGCCGGCGTCGGCCTGTGCGACCCGGCCGCGGTGAAGGTGCTGGTCGAGGAGGGCCCTACCCGCGTGCGCGAGCTGATGCGGCTCGGCGCCGAGTTCGACCGCAACGCCGACGGCTCGCTGATGCTCACCCGGGAGGGCGGCCACCACGCCAACCGGATCGTGCACGCGGGCGGCGACGCCACCGGCGCCGAGGTGCAGCGCGCCCTGCACGCGGCCGTGCGGCGCGACCCGTGGATCCGGGTCGTCGACCACGCGCTCGTGCTCGACCTGCTCACCGACGCCACCGGCCGGGCCTGCGGAATCACCCTGCACGTGCTCGGCGAGGGCACCGAGGACGGCGTCGGCGCCATCCTGGCCCGGGCCGTCGTGCTCGCCACCGGCGGGATGGGCCAGGTGTTCGCGTCGACGACCAACCCCGTGGTGTCCACGGGCGACGGTGTCGCGCTGGCCATCCGGGCCGGTGCCGCGGTCACCGACATCGAGTTCGTCCAGTTCCACCCGACCGCCCTCTATCTCGGCGACGCCGCCCGGGGCCAGCAGCCACTGGTCAGCGAGGCGCTCCGGGGCGAGGGGGCCCACCTGGTCGACGGCGACGGCAAGCGGTTCATGGTCGGCCAGCACGACCTGGCCGAGCTGGCCCCGCGCGACATCGTCGCCAAGGGCATCCACCGGGTGCTGCTCGCCGAGAACACCGACCACGTGTTCCTCGACGCCCGGCATCTCGGCGCCGAGTTCCTCGCCCGGCGCTTCCCGACGATCGTGGCGTCCTGCCTGGCCGCCGGCGTCGACCCGGGCACCGACCCGATCCCGGTGGCGCCGGCCGCGCACTACGCCAGCGGCGGCGTCCGCACCGACCTGCACGGCCGCACGTCGATCCCGGGGCTCTACGCGTGTGGCGAGGTGGCCTGCACCGGCGTGCACGGCGCCAACCGGCTGGCCAGCAACTCGTTGCTCGAAGGGCTGGTGTTCGCCCGCCGGATCGCCGACCACATCGCCACCGAGCTGCCGGAGCAGGCGGAGCCCGCGCCGGCCACGGCCGACGGATGGGTGCTCGACCCCGGCGTGCGCTCCGCGCTGCAGCGTGCGATGACCCGCGGCGCCGGGGTGCTGCGGTCGGCCGGTTCGCTGGCCGCCACCGCCGGGACCCTCGTCGGGCTCGGCGCGACCCGGGGCCGGCCGGCCACCGCCAGCTGGGAGGCGACCAACCTGGTCACGGTCGCGACCGCGCTGGTCGCGGCGGCCACCGCGCGGGAGGAGACCCGCGGGTGCCACTGGCGCGAGGACCACCCGACCGCCCGGCCCGAGTGGCTCGGCCACCTGTTCCCCGCCCTCGACGGCACGGGGACCCCGACGCTCGCCTGGGAGGCGTGA
- the nadC gene encoding carboxylating nicotinate-nucleotide diphosphorylase produces the protein MLPQWIFDDLRAKGLDPAEVERVVRGALDEDLGPQHRDVTSEATIPADQVDTADVVARANGVLAGLPVAAAVFALAGPRTPEIVLKARDGDRVSAGDVLATVTGPTRTLLTAERTALNLLSRLSGVATHTRRWADALAGTKAMVLDTRKTTPGLRALEKYAVRAGGGTNKRMGLYDVAMIKDNHKLAAGSVAEAYRRVREAFPEVAVQVEVTTVEEAIEAVEVGATFLLCDNMTPAVLREAVAAVGDRAELEATGGLTLEVAPAYAATGVDYLSVGALTHSSPILDIALDLRPPHLSRS, from the coding sequence ATGCTGCCGCAGTGGATCTTCGACGACCTCCGGGCCAAGGGCCTCGACCCGGCCGAGGTCGAGCGGGTGGTGCGCGGCGCCCTCGACGAGGATCTCGGGCCCCAGCACCGCGACGTGACCAGCGAGGCGACCATCCCGGCCGACCAGGTCGACACGGCCGACGTGGTGGCCCGGGCCAACGGTGTCCTGGCCGGGCTGCCGGTGGCGGCGGCCGTGTTCGCGCTCGCGGGCCCCCGTACGCCGGAGATCGTGCTCAAGGCCCGTGACGGTGACCGGGTGTCCGCCGGCGACGTGCTGGCCACCGTGACCGGCCCGACCCGCACCCTGCTGACCGCCGAGCGCACCGCGCTGAACCTGCTCAGCCGCCTATCCGGCGTGGCGACGCACACCCGGCGCTGGGCCGACGCGCTGGCCGGCACGAAGGCGATGGTGCTCGACACCCGCAAGACCACACCGGGGCTACGGGCGTTGGAGAAGTACGCCGTGCGCGCGGGCGGCGGCACCAACAAGCGGATGGGCCTCTACGACGTCGCCATGATCAAGGACAACCACAAGCTGGCCGCCGGCAGCGTCGCCGAGGCGTACCGCCGGGTCCGGGAGGCGTTTCCCGAGGTGGCGGTCCAGGTGGAGGTCACCACCGTCGAGGAGGCGATCGAGGCCGTCGAGGTCGGCGCCACGTTCCTGCTCTGCGACAACATGACGCCGGCGGTGCTGCGCGAGGCGGTCGCGGCGGTCGGCGACCGGGCCGAGCTCGAAGCGACCGGGGGGCTCACCCTGGAGGTCGCGCCGGCGTACGCCGCGACCGGCGTCGACTACCTTTCGGTGGGGGCGCTGACCCACTCGTCACCTATCTTGGACATCGCGCTCGATCTTCGCCCGCCGCACCTGAGCCGGAGCTGA
- a CDS encoding type III pantothenate kinase — MLLCIDIGNTNTVLATFDGDKLVHNWRIKTDARSTADELGLMFRGLLAGDAVEITGVAACSTVPAALRSLRTMLARYYGDLPNVIVEPGVKTGVQLAIDNPKEVGSDRVVNTLAAYTLFGGPSIVVDFGTTTNFDVISARGEFLGGAFAPGIEISFDALAARAAQLRKVEPAKPRSVIGKNTVECLQAGLYFGFAGQVDHIVDRMTEELGSVKAVIATGGLAPVVLGECRTITHHEPMITLIGLRMVYERNVDAR; from the coding sequence ATGCTGCTGTGCATCGACATCGGTAACACCAACACGGTGCTCGCCACGTTCGACGGCGACAAGTTGGTGCACAACTGGCGGATCAAGACCGACGCCCGCTCCACGGCCGACGAGCTCGGGCTGATGTTCCGCGGGCTGCTGGCCGGCGACGCGGTGGAGATCACCGGTGTGGCCGCGTGCTCGACGGTGCCGGCCGCGCTGCGGTCGCTGCGCACGATGCTGGCCCGCTACTACGGCGACCTGCCCAACGTGATCGTGGAGCCCGGTGTGAAGACCGGCGTCCAGCTGGCCATCGACAACCCCAAGGAGGTCGGCTCCGACCGGGTGGTCAACACGCTGGCCGCGTACACCCTTTTCGGTGGCCCGTCGATCGTGGTCGACTTCGGCACGACGACCAACTTCGACGTGATCAGCGCGCGTGGTGAGTTCCTGGGTGGCGCGTTCGCGCCCGGCATCGAGATCTCGTTCGACGCGCTGGCCGCCCGTGCCGCGCAGTTGCGCAAGGTCGAGCCGGCCAAGCCGCGTTCCGTGATCGGCAAGAACACCGTCGAGTGCCTGCAGGCCGGGCTCTATTTCGGCTTCGCGGGCCAGGTCGACCACATCGTCGACCGGATGACCGAAGAGCTCGGCTCGGTGAAAGCGGTGATCGCCACCGGCGGGCTGGCCCCGGTGGTGCTCGGCGAATGCCGCACGATCACCCACCACGAACCGATGATCACACTGATCGGCCTGCGGATGGTCTACGAGCGCAACGTCGACGCGCGATAG
- a CDS encoding class I SAM-dependent methyltransferase — MAAERYDRFRPPYPRAALEWAVGGPAPLRVADLGAGTGILSRGLIDAGYEVIAVEPDPEMRARLAAVSPGVTVLAGGAEDIPLPDGSVDAVVAGQAYHWFAPAEAHAQAARVLRPGGYFAAVWNFRDRREPWVAALDRIATAAGDQEHDRPTSFGDRFTAVEHHEFAHETSLTAAHLVEMMTTRSYYLTADPDTRKAFTTAVAELAETHPDLAGRASFPLPYRTEVYRASTLRS, encoded by the coding sequence GTGGCCGCCGAGCGCTACGACCGATTCCGCCCGCCGTATCCGCGCGCCGCACTGGAATGGGCGGTCGGCGGCCCGGCGCCGCTGCGGGTGGCCGACCTCGGGGCGGGCACCGGCATCCTGAGCCGCGGACTGATCGACGCCGGCTACGAGGTGATCGCCGTCGAGCCGGATCCGGAAATGCGCGCGCGACTGGCCGCCGTCAGTCCCGGTGTGACCGTCCTGGCGGGCGGCGCGGAAGACATTCCATTGCCGGATGGAAGCGTGGACGCGGTTGTCGCCGGTCAGGCGTACCACTGGTTCGCCCCGGCGGAGGCACATGCGCAAGCCGCCCGCGTGCTGCGGCCTGGCGGCTATTTCGCGGCGGTGTGGAACTTCCGTGACCGGAGGGAACCATGGGTCGCGGCACTCGACCGGATCGCGACCGCGGCCGGTGACCAGGAACACGATCGGCCCACCTCGTTCGGCGACCGGTTCACCGCGGTGGAGCACCACGAATTCGCGCACGAGACGTCGCTCACCGCTGCCCACCTGGTGGAAATGATGACCACCCGGTCTTATTACCTGACGGCGGACCCGGACACTCGGAAAGCTTTCACCACGGCCGTGGCGGAGCTGGCGGAGACGCATCCGGACCTCGCCGGCCGGGCGTCGTTCCCGTTGCCCTACCGCACCGAGGTCTATCGCGCGTCGACGTTGCGCTCGTAG
- a CDS encoding Lsr2 family protein, translating to MAKQIIHKLVDDIDGGDADETVKFALDGVQYEIDLSKKNADKLRNAIAPYLAAGSKVGRGGVVVGGRAARGRGGAAADREQNKAIRAWAKKEGKDISDRGRIPQEIVDEYHAKAGR from the coding sequence GTGGCCAAGCAGATCATTCACAAGTTGGTCGACGACATCGACGGTGGCGACGCCGACGAGACGGTGAAGTTCGCCCTCGACGGTGTTCAGTACGAGATCGACCTCTCCAAGAAGAACGCCGACAAATTGCGGAACGCAATCGCGCCCTACCTGGCGGCCGGCTCCAAGGTGGGCCGGGGCGGGGTCGTGGTCGGCGGGCGTGCGGCGCGCGGCCGGGGCGGCGCCGCCGCCGACCGCGAGCAGAACAAGGCGATCCGCGCCTGGGCGAAGAAGGAAGGCAAGGACATCTCCGACCGGGGACGCATCCCGCAGGAGATCGTCGACGAGTACCACGCGAAGGCCGGCCGGTAA
- a CDS encoding ATP-dependent Clp protease ATP-binding subunit produces the protein MFERFTDRARRVVVLAQEEARMLNHNYIGTEHILLGLIHEGEGVAAKALESLGISLEGVRQQVEEIIGQGQQAPSGHIPFTPRAKKVLELSLREALQLGHNYIGTEHILLGLIREGEGVAAQVLVKLGADLNRVRQQVIQLLSGYQGKEPAAAGATPGEAAPSTSLVLDQFGRNLTQAAREGKLDPVIGREKEIERVMQVLSRRTKNNPVLIGEPGVGKTAVVEGLSQRIIKGEVPETLKDKQLYTLDLGALVAGSRYRGDFEERLKKVLKEIRTRGDIILFIDEIHTLVGAGAAEGAIDAASILKPMLARGELQTIGATTLDEYRKHLEKDAALERRFQPIQVGEPSLAHTIEILKGLRDRYEAHHRVSITDAALVAAATLADRYISDRFLPDKAIDLIDEAGARMRIRRMTAPPDLRDFDERIAQVRRDKESAIDAQDFERAAQLRDKEKQLLGQKAQREKEWKAGDLDVVSEVDDEQIAEVLANWTGIPVYKLTEEETSRLLRMEDELHKRVVGQEDSVKAVSKAIRRTRAGLKDPKRPSGSFIFAGPSGVGKTELSKALAEFLFGSEDALIQLDMSEFHDRYTVSRLVGAPPGYVGYDEGGQLTEKVRRRPFSVVLFDEIEKAHPDVFNTLLQILEDGRLTDGQGRIVDFKNTVIILTTNLGTRDVAKAVSLGFQASEDSDSNYERMKQKVNDELKQHFRPEFLNRIDDTIVFHQLTEIEILSIVDIMIQRIEAQLRNKDMGLELTDNAKKYLAKKGFDPVLGARPLRRTIQRDIEDSLSERILFNELKPGQIVVVDCEGDPDNIEKSKLVFRGAEKPVEVPDAVPADLGAAEATE, from the coding sequence ATGTTCGAGCGGTTCACCGACCGAGCGCGACGGGTTGTCGTCCTGGCTCAAGAAGAAGCCCGGATGCTCAACCACAACTACATCGGCACTGAGCACATCCTGCTCGGCCTCATCCACGAGGGTGAGGGTGTCGCGGCGAAGGCGCTGGAGAGTCTCGGTATCTCCCTGGAAGGCGTCCGCCAGCAGGTCGAGGAGATCATCGGCCAGGGTCAGCAGGCGCCGAGCGGGCACATCCCGTTCACGCCGCGGGCCAAGAAGGTGCTCGAGCTATCGCTGCGCGAGGCGCTGCAGCTCGGTCACAACTACATCGGCACGGAGCACATCCTGCTCGGGCTGATCCGTGAGGGCGAGGGCGTGGCCGCCCAGGTGCTGGTCAAGCTCGGCGCCGACCTCAACCGGGTCCGCCAGCAGGTCATCCAGCTCCTCTCCGGCTACCAGGGCAAGGAGCCGGCGGCCGCCGGCGCCACCCCGGGCGAGGCCGCGCCGTCGACGAGCCTGGTGCTCGACCAGTTCGGCCGCAACCTCACCCAGGCCGCCCGCGAGGGCAAGCTCGACCCGGTCATCGGGCGCGAGAAGGAGATCGAGCGGGTGATGCAGGTGCTCTCCCGCCGCACCAAGAACAACCCGGTCCTGATCGGTGAGCCCGGCGTCGGCAAGACGGCGGTCGTCGAGGGCCTGTCCCAGCGGATCATCAAGGGCGAGGTGCCCGAGACGCTCAAGGACAAGCAGCTCTACACGCTCGACCTGGGCGCCCTGGTGGCCGGTTCCCGTTACCGCGGTGACTTCGAGGAGCGCCTCAAGAAGGTGCTCAAGGAGATCCGCACCCGCGGCGACATCATCCTGTTCATCGACGAGATCCACACCCTGGTGGGTGCGGGTGCCGCCGAGGGCGCGATCGACGCGGCCTCGATCCTGAAGCCGATGCTGGCCCGGGGCGAGCTGCAGACGATCGGCGCGACGACGCTCGACGAATACCGCAAGCACCTCGAGAAGGACGCCGCTCTCGAGCGCCGGTTCCAGCCGATCCAGGTGGGTGAGCCCTCGCTGGCCCACACCATCGAGATCCTCAAGGGCCTGCGCGACCGCTACGAGGCGCACCACCGCGTGTCGATCACCGACGCCGCGCTGGTCGCCGCGGCCACCCTGGCCGACCGCTACATCTCCGACCGCTTCCTGCCCGACAAGGCGATCGACCTGATCGACGAGGCCGGCGCCCGGATGCGCATCCGCCGCATGACCGCGCCGCCGGACCTGCGTGACTTCGACGAGCGGATCGCCCAGGTGCGCCGCGACAAGGAGTCCGCGATCGACGCGCAGGACTTCGAGCGGGCCGCGCAGCTGCGCGACAAGGAGAAGCAGCTGCTCGGGCAGAAGGCCCAGCGGGAGAAGGAGTGGAAGGCCGGCGACCTCGACGTCGTCAGCGAGGTCGACGACGAGCAGATCGCCGAGGTCCTCGCCAACTGGACCGGCATCCCGGTCTACAAGCTGACCGAGGAGGAGACCTCCCGGCTGCTGCGCATGGAGGACGAGCTGCACAAGCGGGTCGTCGGCCAGGAAGACTCGGTCAAGGCCGTGTCCAAGGCGATCCGGCGCACGCGGGCGGGCCTCAAGGACCCGAAGCGCCCCTCGGGCTCGTTCATCTTCGCCGGCCCGTCCGGCGTCGGTAAGACCGAGCTCTCCAAGGCGCTCGCGGAGTTCCTGTTCGGCAGCGAGGACGCGCTGATCCAGCTCGACATGTCGGAGTTCCACGACCGCTACACGGTCTCCCGCCTGGTCGGGGCGCCTCCCGGCTACGTGGGCTACGACGAGGGTGGCCAGCTCACCGAGAAGGTGCGCCGCCGGCCGTTCTCCGTCGTGCTCTTCGACGAGATCGAGAAGGCCCACCCCGACGTCTTCAACACGCTGCTCCAGATCTTGGAAGACGGTCGCCTGACCGACGGTCAGGGTCGCATCGTCGACTTCAAGAACACGGTGATCATCCTGACCACCAACCTGGGCACGCGGGACGTCGCCAAGGCGGTGTCGCTGGGCTTCCAGGCCTCGGAAGACTCCGACTCCAACTACGAGCGGATGAAGCAGAAGGTCAACGACGAGCTCAAGCAGCACTTCCGGCCCGAGTTCCTCAACCGGATCGACGACACGATCGTCTTCCACCAGCTGACCGAGATCGAGATCCTGTCGATCGTCGACATCATGATCCAGCGGATCGAGGCTCAGCTGCGCAACAAGGACATGGGCCTGGAGCTGACCGACAACGCCAAGAAATACCTGGCGAAGAAGGGCTTCGACCCGGTGCTGGGTGCCCGGCCGCTGCGCCGCACCATCCAGCGCGACATCGAGGACAGCCTGTCCGAGCGGATCCTCTTCAACGAGCTCAAGCCTGGTCAGATCGTCGTGGTCGACTGCGAGGGCGACCCCGACAACATCGAGAAGTCCAAGCTGGTGTTCCGCGGCGCGGAGAAGCCGGTCGAGGTGCCCGACGCGGTGCCGGCCGACCTCGGCGCGGCGGAGGCCACCGAGTAA